One Cucurbita pepo subsp. pepo cultivar mu-cu-16 chromosome LG11, ASM280686v2, whole genome shotgun sequence DNA window includes the following coding sequences:
- the LOC111804957 gene encoding 5'-adenylylsulfate reductase-like 4 — translation MRTGFWVMGIVVLAMMLESQASSAHSVRVSHSGPSCPVQSFLDTIFSSRDWNSNCPFHGEDGHFEFIGVSEGDEALLQMAMNMIHKNRYDYVAVLFYASWCPFSKSFRPRFSILSTLYRSIPHFAIQDSAIRPSILSKYGVHGFPTLFLLNSTMRARYYGSRTLPSLVGFYNDVTGIQSASLDQISPDIIGQVRNEEKHDDNNEQENCPFSWARSPENLLREETYLALATVFVLLRLIYIFFPTLLVYARYVWQRHVRNLRFGTLWERPLTCLKGAIQSFSHFKDPCKRSNLQGGAMNARIWAKSFATVSIGDASS, via the exons ATGAGGACTGGGTTCTGGGTGATGGGGATTGTTGTCTTGGCCATGATGTTGGAGAGCCAAGCGTCTTCCGCCCACTCGGTTAGGGTTTCGCATTCAGGTCCCTCGTGTCCTGTTCAATCTTTTCTGGATACGATCTTCTCTTCTAGGGATTGGAACTCGAATTGCCCCTTTCACGGTGAAGATGGGCACTTTGAATTTATTGGTGTTTCTGAG GGAGATGAAGCcttgttacaaatggcaatGAATATGATTCATAAAAACCGTTACGACTACGTTGCAGTACTCTTCTACGCATCTTGGTGCCCGTTCTCCAAGTCTTTTAGGCCGAGATTTTCAATACTATCCACTTTATACCGTTCTATCCCGCATTTTGCAATCCAAGACTCAGCTATCAGGCCAAG CATACTCTCCAAGTATGGGGTTCATGGTTTTCCTacacttttccttttaaattcGACAATGCGTGCTCGCTACTATGGTTCCCGAACTCTCCCTTCTCTTGTTGGATTCTATAATGATGTTACTG GCATTCAGTCTGCATCACTGGATCAAATATCACCAGATATAATCGGACAAGTGAGGAATGAGGAGAAGCATGACGATAACAATGAGCAGGAAAATTGCCCATTCTCGTGGGCAAGGTCTCCAGAAAATTTACTTCGAGAAGAGACGTACTTGGCTCTGGCTACTGTATTTGTGCTTTTGAGATTGATATATATCTTCTTTCCAACCCTTTTAGTCTACGCTCGATACGTTTGGCAAAGGCACGTTAGGAACCtgagatttggaaccttgtggGAACGACCTTTGACGTGCCTGAAAGGAGCAATTCAGTCATTCAGTCATTTCAAGGATCCTTGCAAGAGAAGCAATTTGCAAGGAGGGGCCATGAATGCCAGGATATGGGCCAAGTCTTTTGCCACAGTTTCAATAGGTGATGCAAGCTCTTAG